A single Bufo bufo chromosome 6, aBufBuf1.1, whole genome shotgun sequence DNA region contains:
- the LOC121004106 gene encoding zinc finger protein 25-like isoform X1 — protein sequence MERFMVGMKSQERAGLLRRRGGASSGYKTLLITGSCSPVLVYTCAKEVVAQSPYGLFNKMMVLFVSDPLRMDKGRKKMSESIFRLSLEIIYLLTGEDYIVVKKTSREGVSPFEQPSSHSLIHERNNDKKILELTNRIIELLTGEVPVRCQDVTVYFSMEEWEYIKGHTDFYKDAMMQDHQSLISPDGTRDRNSPERYPSPMSYQDCLEGDLGYGQNRQDQDLTVIRVEVTAGDEETCVIIDQKQNQEKETVRIIPADDSSKSSEELTLSLSCKLEDYSKTLNCSGEHPHTANLASQHLNMDKTSDQSEMEKQSDKMFSCLDHDKYLTLKSNLKHQKSHTGEKPFPCSECGKLFTQKSDLGVHKRSHTGERPFSCSECGKSFTCKSVLFRHRKIHTGEKPYLCSECGKSFNQKSNFVEHQKIHTGDKPFICSECGKSFTQKSSLIAHQMTHTGTRPFLCSECGKSFTQKAHFVEHQRIHTGEKPFSCAECGKCFILKSVLIQHQRCHTGEKPFSCSECDKCFARQSVLRNHQRIHTGEKPFSCPECKKQFTRKSVLFYHKRTHTGEKPFECLECGKSFAKKSHFSKHQKIHKGEKPFMCLDCGKYFSQKSHLIKHQRTHTEEKPLSCSAIIVPGM from the exons gTTGTTGCACAGTCACCTTATGGTCTCTTCAACAAGATGATGGTTCTCTTTGTCAGCGATCCGCTGAGGATGGACAAGGGCAGAAAAAAGATGTCTGAAAGTATATTCAGGCTCAGTTTAGAGATTATCtacctgctgactggagag GATTACATAGTAGTCAAGAAGACATCTAGAGAGGGTGTGAGCCCGTTTGAGCAGCCTTCATCTCACTCGCTGATACATGAGAGGAATAATGataagaagatcctagaacttaccaaCAGGATCATTGagttgctgactggagag gttcctgtaaggtgtcaggatgtcactgtctatttctccatggaggagtgggagtacatAAAAGGACACACGGATTTCTACAAGGATGCCATGATGCAGGACCACCAGTCCCTTATTTCACCAG ATGGAACCAGAGACAGAAATTCACCAGAGAGATACCCCAGTCCCATGTCTTACCAGGATTGTCTAGAGGGAGATCTCGGTTACGGACAAAATCGTCAG GATCAAGACTTGACTGTAATTAGAGTTGAGGTTACAGCGGGAGATGAAGAGACTTGTGTAATTATTGATCAGAAGCAGAACCAGGAGAAGGAAACCGTACGTATCATCCCTG CAGATGACAGCAGCAAGAGCTCGGAAGAACTTACTTTATCGCTAAGTTGTAAATTAGAAGATTACAGTAAAACACTAAATTGTTCTGGAGAACACCCCCATACTGCAAATTTGGCCTCACAGCATCTCAATATGGACAAAACTTCTGATCAGTCAGAGATGGAAAAACAAAGTGATAAAATGTTTTCATGTTTAGACCATGATAAATATTTGACACTGAAATCAAATCTTAAACATCAGAAAAGTCACACAGGtgagaagccatttccatgttcagaatgtggaaaactgTTTACCCAGAAATCAGATCTTGGTGTACATAAGcgcagtcacacaggggagaggccattttcatgttcagaatgtggaaaaagtTTTACCTGTAAATCTGTTCTTTTTCGACACcgtaaaattcacacaggagagaagccatatttatgttcagaatgtgggaagtcttTTAACCAGAAATCAAATTTTGttgaacatcagaaaattcacacaggagataaGCCATTtatctgttcagaatgtgggaagtcttTTACCCAGAAGTCATCTCTTATTGCACATCAAATGACACACACAGGAACAAGACCATTtttgtgttcagaatgtgggaaatcttttacACAGAAAGCGCATTTTGTGgagcatcagagaattcacacaggggagaaaccattttcatgcgcagaatgtggaaaatgttttatccTTAAATCTGTTCTTATTCAGCATCAGAGATGTCAtacaggggaaaagccattttctTGCTCAGAATGTGATAAATGTTTTGCACGGCAATCCGTACTTCGGaaccatcagagaattcacacaggggagaaaccattttcatgtccgGAATGTAAAAAACAATTTACTCGAAAATCAGTCCTATTTTACCataagagaactcacacaggagagaagccatttgaaTGTTTAGAGTGTGGGAAGAGTTTTGCCAAGAaatcacattttagtaagcatcagaaaattcacaaagGGGAGAAGCCGTTTATGTGTTTGGACTGTGGGAAATATTTTTCTCAGAAATCGCATCTTATTAAACATCAAAGGACACACACAGAGGAGAAACCACTTTCATGTTCAGCCATAATTGTACCTGGAATGTGA
- the LOC121004106 gene encoding zinc finger protein 25-like isoform X2: MERFMVGMKSQERAGLLRRRGGASSGYKTLLITGSCSPVLVYTCAKEVVAQSPYGLFNKMMVLFVSDPLRMDKGRKKMSESIFRLSLEIIYLLTGEDYIVVKKTSREGVSPFEQPSSHSLIHERNNDKKILELTNRIIELLTGEVPVRCQDVTVYFSMEEWEYIKGHTDFYKDAMMQDHQSLISPDGTRDRNSPERYPSPMSYQDCLEGDLGYGQNRQDQDLTVIRVEVTAGDEETCVIIDQKQNQEKETVRIIPDDSSKSSEELTLSLSCKLEDYSKTLNCSGEHPHTANLASQHLNMDKTSDQSEMEKQSDKMFSCLDHDKYLTLKSNLKHQKSHTGEKPFPCSECGKLFTQKSDLGVHKRSHTGERPFSCSECGKSFTCKSVLFRHRKIHTGEKPYLCSECGKSFNQKSNFVEHQKIHTGDKPFICSECGKSFTQKSSLIAHQMTHTGTRPFLCSECGKSFTQKAHFVEHQRIHTGEKPFSCAECGKCFILKSVLIQHQRCHTGEKPFSCSECDKCFARQSVLRNHQRIHTGEKPFSCPECKKQFTRKSVLFYHKRTHTGEKPFECLECGKSFAKKSHFSKHQKIHKGEKPFMCLDCGKYFSQKSHLIKHQRTHTEEKPLSCSAIIVPGM; this comes from the exons gTTGTTGCACAGTCACCTTATGGTCTCTTCAACAAGATGATGGTTCTCTTTGTCAGCGATCCGCTGAGGATGGACAAGGGCAGAAAAAAGATGTCTGAAAGTATATTCAGGCTCAGTTTAGAGATTATCtacctgctgactggagag GATTACATAGTAGTCAAGAAGACATCTAGAGAGGGTGTGAGCCCGTTTGAGCAGCCTTCATCTCACTCGCTGATACATGAGAGGAATAATGataagaagatcctagaacttaccaaCAGGATCATTGagttgctgactggagag gttcctgtaaggtgtcaggatgtcactgtctatttctccatggaggagtgggagtacatAAAAGGACACACGGATTTCTACAAGGATGCCATGATGCAGGACCACCAGTCCCTTATTTCACCAG ATGGAACCAGAGACAGAAATTCACCAGAGAGATACCCCAGTCCCATGTCTTACCAGGATTGTCTAGAGGGAGATCTCGGTTACGGACAAAATCGTCAG GATCAAGACTTGACTGTAATTAGAGTTGAGGTTACAGCGGGAGATGAAGAGACTTGTGTAATTATTGATCAGAAGCAGAACCAGGAGAAGGAAACCGTACGTATCATCCCTG ATGACAGCAGCAAGAGCTCGGAAGAACTTACTTTATCGCTAAGTTGTAAATTAGAAGATTACAGTAAAACACTAAATTGTTCTGGAGAACACCCCCATACTGCAAATTTGGCCTCACAGCATCTCAATATGGACAAAACTTCTGATCAGTCAGAGATGGAAAAACAAAGTGATAAAATGTTTTCATGTTTAGACCATGATAAATATTTGACACTGAAATCAAATCTTAAACATCAGAAAAGTCACACAGGtgagaagccatttccatgttcagaatgtggaaaactgTTTACCCAGAAATCAGATCTTGGTGTACATAAGcgcagtcacacaggggagaggccattttcatgttcagaatgtggaaaaagtTTTACCTGTAAATCTGTTCTTTTTCGACACcgtaaaattcacacaggagagaagccatatttatgttcagaatgtgggaagtcttTTAACCAGAAATCAAATTTTGttgaacatcagaaaattcacacaggagataaGCCATTtatctgttcagaatgtgggaagtcttTTACCCAGAAGTCATCTCTTATTGCACATCAAATGACACACACAGGAACAAGACCATTtttgtgttcagaatgtgggaaatcttttacACAGAAAGCGCATTTTGTGgagcatcagagaattcacacaggggagaaaccattttcatgcgcagaatgtggaaaatgttttatccTTAAATCTGTTCTTATTCAGCATCAGAGATGTCAtacaggggaaaagccattttctTGCTCAGAATGTGATAAATGTTTTGCACGGCAATCCGTACTTCGGaaccatcagagaattcacacaggggagaaaccattttcatgtccgGAATGTAAAAAACAATTTACTCGAAAATCAGTCCTATTTTACCataagagaactcacacaggagagaagccatttgaaTGTTTAGAGTGTGGGAAGAGTTTTGCCAAGAaatcacattttagtaagcatcagaaaattcacaaagGGGAGAAGCCGTTTATGTGTTTGGACTGTGGGAAATATTTTTCTCAGAAATCGCATCTTATTAAACATCAAAGGACACACACAGAGGAGAAACCACTTTCATGTTCAGCCATAATTGTACCTGGAATGTGA
- the LOC121004106 gene encoding zinc finger protein 25-like isoform X3, with the protein MERFMVGMKSQERAGLLRRRGGASSGYKTLLITGSCSPVLVYTCAKEVVAQSPYGLFNKMMVLFVSDPLRMDKGRKKMSESIFRLSLEIIYLLTGEVPVRCQDVTVYFSMEEWEYIKGHTDFYKDAMMQDHQSLISPDGTRDRNSPERYPSPMSYQDCLEGDLGYGQNRQDQDLTVIRVEVTAGDEETCVIIDQKQNQEKETVRIIPADDSSKSSEELTLSLSCKLEDYSKTLNCSGEHPHTANLASQHLNMDKTSDQSEMEKQSDKMFSCLDHDKYLTLKSNLKHQKSHTGEKPFPCSECGKLFTQKSDLGVHKRSHTGERPFSCSECGKSFTCKSVLFRHRKIHTGEKPYLCSECGKSFNQKSNFVEHQKIHTGDKPFICSECGKSFTQKSSLIAHQMTHTGTRPFLCSECGKSFTQKAHFVEHQRIHTGEKPFSCAECGKCFILKSVLIQHQRCHTGEKPFSCSECDKCFARQSVLRNHQRIHTGEKPFSCPECKKQFTRKSVLFYHKRTHTGEKPFECLECGKSFAKKSHFSKHQKIHKGEKPFMCLDCGKYFSQKSHLIKHQRTHTEEKPLSCSAIIVPGM; encoded by the exons gTTGTTGCACAGTCACCTTATGGTCTCTTCAACAAGATGATGGTTCTCTTTGTCAGCGATCCGCTGAGGATGGACAAGGGCAGAAAAAAGATGTCTGAAAGTATATTCAGGCTCAGTTTAGAGATTATCtacctgctgactggagag gttcctgtaaggtgtcaggatgtcactgtctatttctccatggaggagtgggagtacatAAAAGGACACACGGATTTCTACAAGGATGCCATGATGCAGGACCACCAGTCCCTTATTTCACCAG ATGGAACCAGAGACAGAAATTCACCAGAGAGATACCCCAGTCCCATGTCTTACCAGGATTGTCTAGAGGGAGATCTCGGTTACGGACAAAATCGTCAG GATCAAGACTTGACTGTAATTAGAGTTGAGGTTACAGCGGGAGATGAAGAGACTTGTGTAATTATTGATCAGAAGCAGAACCAGGAGAAGGAAACCGTACGTATCATCCCTG CAGATGACAGCAGCAAGAGCTCGGAAGAACTTACTTTATCGCTAAGTTGTAAATTAGAAGATTACAGTAAAACACTAAATTGTTCTGGAGAACACCCCCATACTGCAAATTTGGCCTCACAGCATCTCAATATGGACAAAACTTCTGATCAGTCAGAGATGGAAAAACAAAGTGATAAAATGTTTTCATGTTTAGACCATGATAAATATTTGACACTGAAATCAAATCTTAAACATCAGAAAAGTCACACAGGtgagaagccatttccatgttcagaatgtggaaaactgTTTACCCAGAAATCAGATCTTGGTGTACATAAGcgcagtcacacaggggagaggccattttcatgttcagaatgtggaaaaagtTTTACCTGTAAATCTGTTCTTTTTCGACACcgtaaaattcacacaggagagaagccatatttatgttcagaatgtgggaagtcttTTAACCAGAAATCAAATTTTGttgaacatcagaaaattcacacaggagataaGCCATTtatctgttcagaatgtgggaagtcttTTACCCAGAAGTCATCTCTTATTGCACATCAAATGACACACACAGGAACAAGACCATTtttgtgttcagaatgtgggaaatcttttacACAGAAAGCGCATTTTGTGgagcatcagagaattcacacaggggagaaaccattttcatgcgcagaatgtggaaaatgttttatccTTAAATCTGTTCTTATTCAGCATCAGAGATGTCAtacaggggaaaagccattttctTGCTCAGAATGTGATAAATGTTTTGCACGGCAATCCGTACTTCGGaaccatcagagaattcacacaggggagaaaccattttcatgtccgGAATGTAAAAAACAATTTACTCGAAAATCAGTCCTATTTTACCataagagaactcacacaggagagaagccatttgaaTGTTTAGAGTGTGGGAAGAGTTTTGCCAAGAaatcacattttagtaagcatcagaaaattcacaaagGGGAGAAGCCGTTTATGTGTTTGGACTGTGGGAAATATTTTTCTCAGAAATCGCATCTTATTAAACATCAAAGGACACACACAGAGGAGAAACCACTTTCATGTTCAGCCATAATTGTACCTGGAATGTGA